A stretch of Sulfurimonas autotrophica DSM 16294 DNA encodes these proteins:
- the xseA gene encoding exodeoxyribonuclease VII large subunit: MNTLSVSALNEQIKTVLESTFERVFVEGELSRITFHNSGHIYFTLKDSSSAISAVMFRGNASKLRFRLEEGMKVIIDGTITLYKPRGSYQINCFSIEPAGQGALALAYEQLKQKLSAQDYFNPERKKELPKFPSRTALITSGTGAALQDMLRVANSRYRLLEIDVYDVLVQGEGAAFSIANALKIADSREYDIIVIGRGGGSIEDLWAFNEEIVADAIFHAKTPVVSAVGHEIDWVISDFVADLRAPTPSAAMEMILPDTNELYQYLDSLSTQLSQKLHHKIYNLSQELLHVKNSYIQHSVEKKLQFNLNEIKKLKEDFAQTIAFRLQNYKKDVDSLQQRFPQTIESIINIAQNQLLNLQKMLESNNPKYKNKKGFAQIVKDSHVVDLSSLNVDDVFEAQSDEYIVSAKVLKKEKIR, translated from the coding sequence ATGAACACCCTTAGTGTATCCGCGCTCAATGAACAGATAAAAACTGTTCTTGAAAGTACTTTTGAACGTGTTTTTGTAGAGGGTGAACTCTCCCGCATTACTTTTCATAACTCCGGTCATATCTATTTTACTTTAAAAGACAGTTCCTCTGCCATTAGTGCTGTAATGTTTCGCGGTAATGCTTCAAAACTGAGATTTCGTCTTGAAGAAGGAATGAAAGTCATCATTGACGGTACTATTACGCTTTATAAGCCCCGTGGAAGCTATCAGATAAATTGTTTTTCCATTGAACCGGCAGGACAGGGTGCTTTGGCTTTAGCATATGAACAGCTTAAACAAAAGCTTTCTGCACAAGACTATTTTAACCCTGAGAGAAAAAAAGAACTCCCTAAGTTTCCTTCACGTACTGCACTCATCACTTCAGGAACAGGAGCAGCACTTCAAGATATGCTGCGAGTAGCAAATTCCAGATACAGACTTTTAGAAATCGATGTGTATGATGTTCTTGTGCAAGGGGAAGGGGCTGCATTCTCCATAGCGAATGCTTTAAAAATTGCCGATTCAAGGGAATATGATATTATAGTCATAGGTCGTGGCGGCGGAAGTATAGAAGATTTATGGGCATTTAATGAAGAGATTGTTGCCGATGCAATATTTCATGCCAAAACTCCTGTAGTTTCAGCCGTGGGACATGAAATAGACTGGGTAATCAGTGATTTTGTTGCGGATTTACGAGCACCTACTCCGAGTGCTGCTATGGAGATGATACTGCCAGATACCAATGAACTTTATCAGTACTTAGACTCTTTATCAACACAGTTGAGCCAAAAACTGCATCATAAAATATATAATTTGAGCCAAGAGCTGTTACATGTAAAGAACTCTTACATACAGCACTCTGTAGAGAAAAAATTACAATTTAATTTAAATGAGATTAAAAAACTAAAAGAAGATTTTGCTCAGACTATTGCTTTTCGATTACAAAATTACAAAAAAGATGTGGATTCCTTACAGCAACGTTTTCCGCAAACAATTGAGAGTATTATAAATATTGCGCAAAATCAACTTTTAAATTTGCAAAAAATGTTAGAATCCAATAATCCAAAATATAAAAACAAAAAAGGTTTTGCACAGATTGTAAAGGATTCGCATGTAGTGGATTTGTCTTCACTGAATGTCGATGATGTCTTTGAGGCACAGAGTGATGAATACATTGTAAGTGCAAAAGTTTTAAAAAAGGAAAAAATCAGATGA
- the flhF gene encoding flagellar biosynthesis protein FlhF, whose amino-acid sequence MKILTFTGRSPSEALKKAKMEIGDEGMLIETKEVQKKALGREALYEIVIGIDEEMIPSTYKKAKKPLSKQQPIKEESQEILFDISNAAKQISKISDVTDPLEDLYQPLSKQNIAPSVEPKELKEIKSEINKLTDKVKIIQNMFWDERSPDLSSQIPPEFSEIYRLASQSGMNRDHLDSLMQVTLEHMPLKMRENSSTVKRYFQTILRKMVPIRREAIPSVGTKKVIMLVGPTGVGKTTSIAKLAARYSFLMEKKYKVGLVVLDTYRIGAVEQLMQYARMMKLGIETVVDPPEFSNALESLKYCDYILIDTMGSSPYDRVKIEKIYECLNANNTEYNVDVVLVMPSSIKYEDLKVTYDNFSTLGVDTLMFTKLDETMGFGNIFSLAYETKKPISYFSVGQEVPEDLVCASSDFLIECLLNGFNRSKV is encoded by the coding sequence ATGAAAATCTTAACATTTACGGGACGTAGCCCGTCAGAAGCACTCAAAAAAGCAAAAATGGAAATTGGTGATGAAGGTATGCTCATTGAGACCAAAGAAGTTCAAAAAAAAGCTTTAGGCAGAGAAGCACTTTATGAAATAGTTATCGGCATAGATGAGGAGATGATTCCTTCTACATACAAAAAGGCAAAAAAACCACTCTCCAAACAGCAGCCTATAAAAGAAGAAAGTCAAGAAATACTATTTGATATTTCCAATGCGGCAAAGCAAATATCAAAAATATCAGATGTCACAGACCCATTAGAAGATTTATACCAACCTTTATCCAAGCAAAATATTGCACCGTCTGTAGAACCAAAAGAACTCAAAGAAATAAAATCTGAGATAAATAAACTGACCGATAAAGTGAAAATTATTCAAAATATGTTTTGGGATGAAAGGTCACCGGATTTATCAAGCCAGATTCCGCCGGAATTTTCTGAAATTTATCGTCTTGCATCACAAAGCGGGATGAATAGAGATCATTTAGATAGTTTAATGCAGGTTACTCTGGAACATATGCCATTAAAAATGCGAGAAAATTCATCAACTGTGAAAAGATATTTTCAAACAATACTACGAAAAATGGTTCCTATTCGAAGAGAAGCTATTCCCAGTGTAGGAACGAAAAAAGTTATTATGCTTGTCGGGCCGACGGGAGTAGGAAAAACAACATCAATAGCAAAGCTTGCAGCAAGATATTCATTTTTAATGGAGAAAAAGTATAAAGTTGGACTGGTAGTACTTGATACATATCGTATTGGAGCAGTTGAACAGTTAATGCAGTATGCAAGAATGATGAAGCTGGGAATTGAAACGGTTGTGGACCCTCCTGAATTTTCAAATGCTTTAGAATCACTTAAATACTGCGATTACATACTTATTGATACAATGGGCTCTAGTCCTTACGACAGAGTGAAAATTGAAAAAATTTATGAATGTTTAAATGCAAATAATACAGAATATAATGTTGACGTGGTACTTGTTATGCCTAGTTCTATAAAATATGAAGATTTAAAAGTGACATATGATAATTTTTCAACACTTGGTGTAGATACTTTGATGTTTACAAAATTAGATGAGACGATGGGATTTGGAAATATTTTTTCTTTGGCTTATGAGACAAAAAAGCCGATAAGCTACTTTTCCGTAGGTCAGGAAGTGCCGGAAGATTTAGTATGTGCAAGCAGTGATTTTTTAATAGAGTGCCTGCTTAACGGATTTAACAGGAGTAAGGTATGA
- the aroQ gene encoding type II 3-dehydroquinate dehydratase: MKIVVIQGPNLNMLGIREQNIYGPMKLEQIHAQMKDVATQNGVEIEFFQSNLEGEIVDKIQECYGEAQGLIINAAAYTHTSIAIRDAISAVSLPAIEVHISNIHRREEFRQKNMIAPVCTSSVVGFGPFGYHLAMMGMLQIMNEIKAAQEAQAQQQQA, encoded by the coding sequence ATGAAAATAGTAGTCATTCAAGGTCCAAATTTAAATATGCTTGGTATTCGTGAACAAAATATTTACGGTCCAATGAAATTAGAGCAAATTCATGCACAGATGAAAGATGTAGCAACACAAAATGGTGTTGAAATAGAGTTTTTTCAAAGTAATCTCGAGGGTGAAATTGTAGATAAAATTCAAGAGTGTTACGGCGAGGCACAAGGACTTATTATTAATGCTGCTGCATATACGCACACATCAATTGCAATTCGTGATGCTATCTCTGCTGTTAGCCTGCCTGCAATAGAAGTGCATATCAGTAATATTCATAGACGTGAAGAATTCAGACAAAAAAATATGATTGCACCTGTCTGTACATCATCTGTTGTAGGTTTTGGACCATTTGGCTATCATTTAGCGATGATGGGTATGCTTCAAATTATGAATGAAATTAAAGCAGCTCAAGAAGCTCAGGCACAGCAGCAGCAAGCATAA
- the ribD gene encoding bifunctional diaminohydroxyphosphoribosylaminopyrimidine deaminase/5-amino-6-(5-phosphoribosylamino)uracil reductase RibD — MEIDHNFYMNLAISEAWKYQGLTYANPAVGCSIVGEHGELLAVEAHHKAGEPHAEVNAIKAAYYKLTQDEKILQLISSSQIHIYLLQNHNNIFKKCSLYSTLEPCSHVGKTPSCANLIAELGIKNVFVGVEDFNTDAANGNTVLEKSGANISLHVEQQKCEDLLFPFKKFMSDKFVFFKWAQRLNGTTDAGIISSAESRKNVHAMRDVCDLLVIGGNTVRNDRPTLDARLVNGKAPDILILSREKEFDTAIPLFHVKNRKVYIESDFSRMNDYKNIMIEGSAKMYELSRDIVDYYLCYLAPAFGGHDGFKNIEDKFQILNADKEEEDIIMWMKRIEDYE, encoded by the coding sequence ATGGAAATAGATCATAACTTTTATATGAACCTCGCAATTAGCGAGGCTTGGAAGTATCAAGGTCTGACATACGCAAATCCTGCAGTCGGCTGCAGCATTGTAGGCGAACACGGTGAACTCTTAGCCGTTGAAGCGCACCATAAAGCCGGAGAGCCTCATGCTGAAGTAAATGCTATTAAGGCTGCATATTATAAGCTTACACAAGATGAAAAAATTTTGCAACTTATATCTTCTTCACAGATACATATATATTTACTGCAAAATCATAACAATATTTTTAAAAAATGTTCTCTTTATTCGACCTTGGAACCTTGCTCGCATGTAGGGAAAACACCGTCATGCGCCAATTTAATAGCAGAGCTGGGTATCAAGAATGTTTTTGTCGGTGTAGAAGATTTTAACACCGACGCTGCAAATGGCAATACTGTTTTAGAAAAAAGCGGTGCAAATATAAGTTTACATGTAGAGCAACAAAAGTGCGAAGATCTGCTTTTTCCATTTAAAAAGTTTATGAGCGATAAGTTTGTTTTTTTTAAATGGGCGCAAAGGCTCAACGGCACAACAGATGCAGGCATTATAAGTTCTGCAGAGTCAAGAAAAAATGTACATGCCATGCGTGATGTATGTGACCTGCTTGTTATCGGAGGCAATACAGTCCGCAATGACAGACCGACACTTGATGCACGGCTGGTAAATGGCAAAGCCCCTGATATTTTAATACTTTCACGCGAAAAAGAGTTTGACACTGCCATTCCTCTTTTTCATGTAAAAAACAGAAAAGTATATATAGAGAGTGATTTTTCAAGAATGAATGACTATAAAAATATTATGATTGAGGGTAGTGCAAAAATGTATGAACTCAGTCGTGATATTGTAGATTATTATCTATGTTACCTTGCCCCTGCTTTTGGCGGGCATGATGGATTTAAAAACATTGAAGATAAATTTCAAATTTTAAATGCGGACAAAGAAGAGGAAGATATAATAATGTGGATGAAAAGGATAGAAGATTATGAGTAA
- the folK gene encoding 2-amino-4-hydroxy-6-hydroxymethyldihydropteridine diphosphokinase, producing MYRKRKINERLDSFYSLRFPFHALAKSKHRYETVVGIGGNVGDVRRRFERLFVVLQKDKRVSLVKTSLILKNPPFGYKNQDDFFNSILVLKTSMQPKVFLCYLLRLEKKFGRRRSFANAPRTLDLDIIFFDNRKINTKDLIVPHPFYAQRESVVIPLAGVGI from the coding sequence ATGTATAGAAAACGCAAGATAAATGAAAGATTAGACTCTTTTTACAGCTTGCGGTTTCCTTTTCATGCTCTCGCTAAAAGTAAGCATAGATATGAAACAGTAGTCGGAATCGGCGGAAATGTCGGAGATGTCCGTCGCCGGTTTGAACGCCTTTTTGTTGTATTACAAAAAGACAAAAGAGTATCATTAGTAAAAACATCATTGATTTTAAAAAATCCTCCTTTTGGTTATAAAAACCAAGATGATTTTTTCAACTCAATATTGGTTCTAAAAACTTCAATGCAACCAAAAGTTTTTTTATGCTATTTACTAAGATTAGAGAAAAAATTCGGTAGACGTAGAAGTTTTGCCAATGCACCAAGGACATTAGATTTGGATATTATATTTTTTGATAATCGCAAAATAAATACGAAAGATTTAATCGTACCGCACCCTTTTTATGCACAAAGAGAAAGTGTGGTTATTCCTTTAGCCGGTGTTGGCATATGA
- a CDS encoding FmdE family protein has translation MNYPQFFDEVPSVKVKDPLAQVLGAFKNGEYEITYLEVVKAAGHSCPTVAGAYIMASEAIKILYPNERAVRGNIKVEFEESVEEGVAGVVGNVVSHITGATYKSGFKGLNGQFARHSLMFFDANINSSARFTRVDTGKSVDVNYNHSAVPASPKMMPLMQKLTTGAATPQEVQEFGQLWQERVKRIFENLEDVVEVTEL, from the coding sequence ATGAATTATCCGCAATTTTTTGATGAAGTGCCGAGTGTAAAAGTAAAAGACCCTCTGGCTCAGGTTTTAGGAGCTTTTAAAAACGGTGAATATGAGATAACATACCTAGAAGTTGTAAAAGCTGCAGGGCACTCTTGTCCGACAGTTGCCGGTGCTTATATTATGGCGAGTGAAGCTATAAAAATTTTATATCCCAATGAGCGAGCAGTACGGGGAAATATTAAAGTTGAATTTGAAGAATCTGTAGAAGAAGGTGTTGCCGGTGTTGTTGGTAATGTTGTTTCGCACATTACGGGAGCAACATATAAGAGTGGATTTAAAGGACTTAACGGTCAGTTTGCCAGACATTCACTGATGTTTTTTGATGCAAATATTAATTCCTCTGCTAGATTTACAAGAGTAGACACAGGTAAAAGTGTTGACGTAAACTATAATCATTCAGCTGTACCTGCTTCACCGAAAATGATGCCGTTAATGCAAAAACTGACAACTGGTGCTGCTACACCCCAAGAAGTTCAAGAATTCGGTCAGTTATGGCAAGAGAGAGTAAAAAGAATTTTTGAAAATTTAGAAGACGTAGTAGAGGTTACTGAGCTGTAA
- the rbfA gene encoding 30S ribosome-binding factor RbfA has product MNEAQIKLKRTEALLAELIPEALSQLNDNRLHELGVIEVKCSRGRSDAKVYIDPSNFTEEEKRAYLKQLRKARPLVEDFCLKDQGWYRCPKLAFEFDEQLKKSQNIEDLFKKIAKEKTGDES; this is encoded by the coding sequence ATGAATGAAGCACAAATAAAGCTAAAAAGAACAGAGGCTCTTTTGGCTGAACTAATTCCTGAAGCACTGAGTCAGCTCAATGACAACCGTTTGCATGAACTTGGCGTGATTGAGGTAAAGTGCTCTCGCGGAAGAAGTGATGCAAAAGTTTATATTGACCCGAGTAATTTCACTGAAGAAGAAAAAAGAGCATATCTTAAACAGTTAAGAAAAGCACGTCCTTTGGTTGAAGATTTTTGCTTAAAAGACCAAGGCTGGTACAGATGTCCGAAACTGGCATTTGAATTTGACGAGCAGTTGAAAAAATCGCAAAATATCGAAGATTTATTTAAAAAGATAGCAAAAGAAAAGACGGGAGATGAATCATGA
- the ubiE gene encoding bifunctional demethylmenaquinone methyltransferase/2-methoxy-6-polyprenyl-1,4-benzoquinol methylase UbiE has product MSNAKAQKQENIVSMFDDIAPTYDTANRVMSMGVDISWRKKACDLAFDYYGKENIEKIVDVACGTGDMMGYWKKQAQKADLHVNSLVGVDPSNGMVDVARKKFPNFNYHISKATEIPLEDANADILSITYGIRNVMERQEAFYEFNRVLKKDGLVVILEFMKDENKNILKKIRDIYMHKILPYVGGAISKNLAAYTYLPDSIENFVTIQGMQKELEKAGFEMLHTQSFSMDISTLMIARKK; this is encoded by the coding sequence ATGAGTAATGCAAAGGCACAAAAACAAGAAAATATTGTATCAATGTTTGATGATATCGCCCCTACATATGACACTGCAAACCGTGTAATGAGTATGGGTGTAGATATTTCATGGAGAAAAAAAGCTTGTGATTTGGCTTTTGACTACTATGGGAAAGAGAATATAGAAAAAATCGTTGATGTTGCATGCGGTACCGGTGATATGATGGGTTATTGGAAAAAGCAGGCACAAAAAGCAGATTTACATGTAAACTCCCTTGTCGGTGTTGACCCCTCAAACGGTATGGTAGATGTCGCCCGTAAAAAATTTCCTAATTTTAATTATCATATTTCAAAAGCGACCGAGATTCCGCTTGAAGATGCAAATGCAGACATACTCAGCATTACCTATGGAATTCGTAATGTCATGGAGCGTCAAGAGGCTTTTTATGAGTTTAACCGTGTTCTTAAAAAAGACGGACTGGTCGTGATTTTAGAATTTATGAAAGATGAAAATAAAAATATTTTGAAAAAAATACGTGATATATATATGCATAAAATTCTTCCATATGTTGGAGGAGCAATTTCTAAAAACCTGGCAGCATATACATACCTGCCTGATTCCATAGAAAATTTCGTGACTATTCAAGGCATGCAAAAAGAGCTGGAAAAAGCCGGCTTTGAAATGCTTCATACGCAGAGCTTTTCTATGGATATTTCTACATTAATGATAGCGCGAAAAAAGTAA
- the sppA gene encoding signal peptide peptidase SppA — protein sequence MEFLKKIFSPITATMNYIQNHFKAMVFVLILILIFAPASKKEFTNYNLQKINLSGPIVDATEIVEKINKAANNNAIKGVLLSVNSPGGAVSPSIEIAYAIKRLKIKKPVVAYAKGTMASGSYYASIWADKIIANPGSMIGSIGVIMQGADLSGLMNKIGIKSQVVKAGLYKQIGTPDRPWKKYEVAELNKVIKGTYDMFTKDVADARKLDFKKRDTYANAHIFTAAQAKKVGLVDQLGVEYNAKNELEKLSGVAHPVWNQEDKLDKIMKKLTASTAVILNTYFPDLVLK from the coding sequence ATGGAATTTTTAAAGAAAATCTTTTCACCCATAACTGCAACGATGAACTATATACAAAATCACTTCAAAGCAATGGTATTTGTACTGATTTTGATCTTAATATTTGCTCCGGCAAGTAAAAAAGAGTTTACAAACTATAATCTACAAAAAATTAATCTCAGCGGTCCTATTGTGGATGCAACAGAAATAGTAGAAAAAATAAATAAAGCAGCGAACAATAATGCCATAAAAGGTGTACTTTTAAGCGTTAATTCGCCGGGTGGGGCCGTCTCTCCTTCTATTGAAATTGCCTATGCGATAAAAAGGCTCAAAATAAAAAAACCTGTTGTTGCTTATGCAAAAGGCACTATGGCGAGTGGAAGTTATTATGCAAGTATCTGGGCTGATAAAATCATTGCAAATCCCGGAAGTATGATAGGCAGTATCGGGGTTATTATGCAGGGTGCCGATTTAAGCGGTCTGATGAACAAAATCGGTATAAAATCTCAGGTGGTAAAAGCCGGTCTCTATAAACAAATCGGCACACCGGACAGACCGTGGAAAAAGTATGAAGTGGCAGAATTAAATAAAGTCATTAAGGGCACATATGATATGTTTACCAAAGACGTCGCAGATGCAAGAAAACTCGACTTTAAAAAAAGAGACACTTATGCAAATGCACACATATTTACAGCAGCGCAGGCAAAGAAAGTCGGTCTAGTTGATCAGCTCGGTGTTGAATATAATGCTAAAAATGAGTTGGAAAAGTTAAGCGGTGTTGCACATCCTGTGTGGAATCAAGAAGACAAACTGGACAAAATAATGAAAAAACTCACTGCATCTACTGCTGTGATTCTCAACACATATTTTCCCGATTTAGTTCTAAAATAA
- a CDS encoding P-loop NTPase — protein sequence MIGNQAQKLEKLVAASSQKKKSKKTRFIAITSGKGGVGKSTISSNLAYTLSKQGLNVGIFDADIGLANLDVMFNVKIKKNILHVLKGEATVSDILIPITRNLILIPGESGDEILKYSDMALFERFMQEAQVLDKLDVMIIDTGAGIGEHIQMFLNAADDVIVVTVPDPAAITDAYATIKTIATLRDDVSMIMNQVKSEKEALGVFEKIKKVANANIGSQLDLQLIGKINADIKVSSSVKQRALFTTLYPASQPSKDIDAIVNKIAQKLERNVLVTSNESGLSGLFKRLMDHF from the coding sequence ATGATTGGTAATCAAGCCCAAAAGCTTGAAAAACTCGTTGCAGCAAGCTCTCAAAAGAAAAAATCAAAAAAAACACGCTTTATCGCAATTACCAGTGGAAAAGGTGGTGTCGGGAAAAGCACTATAAGCTCAAATCTTGCATATACTTTATCTAAGCAGGGTTTGAATGTCGGTATATTTGATGCAGATATCGGATTGGCAAATTTAGATGTTATGTTTAATGTGAAAATTAAAAAAAACATCTTACATGTACTCAAAGGCGAAGCAACGGTTTCTGATATTTTGATTCCTATTACGCGTAATCTCATTCTTATTCCGGGTGAGAGTGGTGATGAAATATTAAAATATTCTGATATGGCACTTTTTGAAAGGTTTATGCAAGAAGCACAGGTACTGGATAAACTGGATGTGATGATAATAGATACCGGTGCAGGAATAGGGGAACATATACAAATGTTTTTAAATGCTGCGGATGATGTTATAGTAGTAACTGTTCCGGATCCTGCAGCTATTACAGATGCTTATGCAACGATTAAAACAATAGCAACATTGAGAGATGATGTCTCTATGATAATGAATCAGGTCAAAAGTGAAAAAGAGGCTCTTGGTGTTTTTGAAAAAATTAAAAAAGTTGCCAATGCAAATATTGGTTCGCAACTAGACCTGCAATTGATAGGGAAAATAAATGCTGATATTAAAGTTTCATCATCTGTAAAACAACGGGCACTTTTTACAACGCTTTATCCTGCATCCCAGCCGAGTAAAGATATAGATGCCATCGTAAATAAAATTGCGCAGAAGCTGGAACGAAATGTGCTGGTTACATCCAATGAAAGTGGATTATCTGGTTTGTTTAAAAGATTAATGGACCATTTTTAA
- the mqnF gene encoding aminofutalosine deaminase family hydrolase, protein MTILVPNYILTPNQLLKDNAVAFDKTIKAVGPLAQLQQKFPAAEVIQLQKNSLLMPGLINAHVHIEFSANKNQLSYGDFLNWLYSVIENREELISSCDLTCMGKAIDSMLENGITTFGAISSHAMDLEACEKAKQNIVFFNELIGSQAGMADALFSDFLARLDASKAVTREGFHPAVAIHSPYSVHPILIQKALDIVKNEKLKLTAHFMESEAERNWLDSSSGDFKDFFQTLLKQDKSVSNAKEFLSYFDGYETLLTHAVKTNEEELDQIAQQKHTIIHCPISNRLLSNPTLDIKKLNEKKIRWIVATDGLSSNYKLDLFEEMKISLFMHSDAPLLAFAQELIKGVTIHAAEALELNTGEIKEGKNADMLVLDLDAEPNEELAIHLILHRYNISKVFINGKLEKGNE, encoded by the coding sequence ATGACAATACTCGTTCCAAATTACATACTTACACCCAATCAATTATTAAAAGACAATGCGGTTGCATTTGATAAAACTATCAAAGCAGTAGGACCTTTAGCACAGCTGCAGCAAAAATTTCCCGCAGCAGAAGTTATACAACTTCAAAAAAATTCACTGCTTATGCCGGGGCTTATCAACGCACATGTGCATATAGAGTTCTCTGCAAATAAAAATCAACTCAGTTACGGTGATTTTTTAAACTGGCTTTACAGTGTAATAGAAAACAGAGAAGAACTCATCAGTAGCTGTGACCTTACATGCATGGGTAAAGCAATAGATTCTATGTTGGAGAACGGCATTACAACTTTTGGTGCTATCAGCTCGCATGCTATGGACCTTGAAGCTTGTGAAAAGGCAAAGCAAAATATTGTGTTTTTTAATGAACTTATCGGCTCACAAGCCGGTATGGCGGATGCACTTTTTAGTGATTTTCTTGCACGGCTTGATGCTTCCAAGGCTGTTACAAGAGAAGGCTTTCATCCTGCTGTGGCAATTCACTCACCCTATTCCGTTCATCCGATTCTTATACAAAAAGCTTTGGATATCGTTAAAAATGAAAAATTAAAACTTACGGCACACTTTATGGAAAGCGAAGCAGAGCGCAACTGGCTTGATTCGAGCAGCGGTGATTTTAAAGATTTTTTTCAAACCCTGTTAAAACAAGATAAAAGTGTCAGTAATGCCAAAGAGTTTTTAAGCTATTTTGACGGGTATGAAACACTTTTAACCCATGCAGTCAAAACTAATGAAGAAGAGCTTGATCAGATTGCACAGCAAAAGCACACTATTATTCACTGTCCGATTTCAAACAGACTTTTGAGCAACCCTACGCTTGATATCAAAAAATTAAATGAAAAAAAGATTCGATGGATTGTTGCTACTGACGGGCTCAGTTCAAATTATAAGCTCGATTTGTTTGAAGAGATGAAAATTTCTCTTTTTATGCACAGTGATGCCCCGCTCTTAGCATTTGCGCAAGAGCTTATAAAAGGCGTAACCATCCATGCAGCTGAGGCACTCGAACTCAATACAGGAGAGATAAAAGAGGGAAAAAATGCCGATATGCTTGTTCTTGACTTAGATGCCGAACCAAACGAGGAGTTAGCCATTCATTTAATACTTCACCGCTATAATATCTCAAAAGTTTTCATTAATGGAAAACTTGAAAAAGGAAATGAATAA